The proteins below come from a single Streptococcus porcinus genomic window:
- a CDS encoding TrbC/VirB2 family protein, whose protein sequence is MKKYLAKQLLFVRSKSKHYLLALSLFLTTLQAQAVFADDPFAKTENLANQGISKVQGIGIVCFGLAAVVTGLVYGFGGRELKAKIKSHWLAIAIAIFAVSAGPSIVEWFFNFVKGG, encoded by the coding sequence ATGAAAAAATATTTGGCAAAACAATTATTATTTGTGAGGAGTAAATCGAAACACTATTTACTAGCTCTTTCTCTATTTTTAACAACGTTGCAAGCACAGGCCGTTTTTGCAGATGATCCATTCGCAAAGACAGAAAATTTAGCTAATCAAGGTATTTCAAAAGTCCAAGGAATCGGAATTGTCTGTTTTGGACTTGCTGCTGTAGTTACGGGGCTTGTCTATGGTTTTGGAGGACGTGAATTAAAAGCAAAAATTAAATCTCATTGGTTAGCAATTGCTATAGCAATATTTGCTGTTTCAGCAGGACCAAGTATTGTTGAATGGTTTTTCAATTTTGTTAAAGGAGGATAA
- a CDS encoding type IA DNA topoisomerase encodes MLTVILAEKDQQAQDYAEALGQYVCKDKVFIVEHTDYFEGSVHIVASEGHLFEYEAPQDNWSLDRLPLLDVSFKQHLKEDKKSKEYFNRIYKEVIKCDRIVIGTDSDREGERIAYSILSHIPNAKNKITNRLWVSSLSKKGLEQAFKNLRDPQETYDYYLEAEARAQSDWLVGMNLSPYTTLELQRQGKLPRKKGNTLSVGRVQTSIVRLICENDIAISNFEPSLFYKFKLEDQDTNIIFSNNDKIQNSEEALKKSRAFHRISIVTSVEKAIKRRSSPKLFNLAQIQSFASSRWKFSAEKTLNLIEGLYLKKYVTYPRTDCNYITEHEFNYLKDNLARYQHTINCHFSPYYLEPRDNYVDGEIVAKSSHYALVPTETIPNLLSLSSDERLIYEAITRRTLLMFAEDCSYHLTTVTLNNNGLDFKAAGRQMIKKGWTELSNQPLKKDIILPDYKVDDEVTSRITIEEGQTQAPKRITEDQLIGTILPKYGLGTSATRAEMLNIIQKREYVIKDKKTSQFTPTSKAYLLIDFLYDNDFSNPETTAGWELFLTQIGEGKINPKEFVDAIKEKLQSQMNLKKNGEISD; translated from the coding sequence ATGTTAACAGTTATTTTAGCAGAAAAAGATCAACAAGCTCAAGACTACGCTGAAGCTCTTGGTCAGTACGTGTGTAAGGATAAAGTCTTTATTGTTGAGCATACAGATTATTTCGAAGGTTCAGTTCATATTGTGGCTTCTGAAGGTCATTTATTCGAATATGAAGCGCCTCAGGATAATTGGAGCTTAGATAGATTACCGCTTTTAGATGTATCTTTTAAACAACATTTGAAAGAAGATAAAAAATCAAAAGAATATTTCAATCGTATTTATAAGGAAGTTATTAAGTGTGATCGTATCGTTATTGGTACTGATTCAGATCGTGAAGGAGAACGTATTGCTTATTCCATACTTTCGCATATTCCTAATGCAAAAAATAAAATAACAAATCGGTTATGGGTATCGTCTCTCAGCAAGAAAGGTTTAGAACAAGCTTTTAAAAACTTAAGGGATCCTCAAGAAACCTATGATTACTATTTAGAAGCTGAAGCACGTGCTCAAAGTGATTGGCTTGTAGGAATGAATCTATCACCCTATACAACATTAGAGTTACAAAGACAAGGAAAATTACCAAGAAAAAAAGGAAATACGTTATCAGTGGGACGAGTTCAGACAAGTATTGTCAGATTAATTTGTGAAAACGATATTGCTATTTCAAATTTTGAACCGTCACTATTTTATAAATTTAAATTAGAAGATCAAGATACGAATATTATTTTTTCAAATAATGACAAGATTCAAAATAGTGAAGAAGCTTTAAAAAAATCTAGAGCATTTCATAGAATCTCAATCGTGACAAGCGTAGAAAAAGCAATCAAACGAAGATCGTCACCAAAATTATTTAATTTAGCTCAAATCCAGTCGTTTGCTTCTAGTCGATGGAAATTTTCAGCTGAAAAAACTTTAAACCTTATCGAGGGATTATATTTAAAAAAATATGTCACCTATCCACGGACGGACTGTAACTACATAACTGAACATGAATTTAATTACTTAAAAGATAATTTAGCACGTTATCAACATACGATAAACTGCCACTTTTCTCCCTATTATTTAGAGCCTAGAGACAATTATGTTGATGGAGAAATAGTAGCTAAGTCAAGTCACTATGCTTTAGTACCAACTGAGACTATTCCAAATCTCCTGAGTTTATCTTCAGATGAACGTCTTATCTATGAAGCAATTACGAGGAGGACCCTTCTCATGTTTGCAGAAGATTGTAGTTACCATTTAACAACTGTTACTTTGAATAATAACGGTTTAGATTTTAAAGCTGCTGGTAGACAAATGATAAAAAAAGGTTGGACTGAATTATCAAATCAACCCTTAAAGAAAGATATCATTTTACCAGATTACAAAGTTGATGATGAGGTAACTTCTAGAATCACGATTGAAGAAGGGCAAACTCAAGCTCCTAAACGTATAACTGAAGATCAGCTTATTGGAACGATTTTACCAAAATATGGACTTGGAACATCGGCTACTAGAGCAGAAATGTTAAATATAATTCAAAAAAGGGAATATGTTATCAAAGATAAAAAGACTTCACAATTTACGCCAACTTCTAAAGCTTATTTGTTAATAGATTTTTTATATGATAATGATTTTTCCAACCCTGAAACAACAGCAGGGTGGGAGTTGTTTCTAACACAGATTGGTGAAGGGAAAATTAATCCCAAAGAATTTGTGGATGCCATCAAGGAGAAGCTTCAATCCCAAATGAATTTAAAAAAGAATGGAGAAATAAGTGACTAA
- a CDS encoding modification methylase Sau96I, producing MKKNNLYEQLINSEPMGFIDPLTDLGEFDIYQMKFKEPVRHLKNKYSDQPYSLHWQNKIEEMRSLYIEYQKCLREEVEEEIIISSRARRAENKEYLNEIVHTYLKLGFKFPEIEKRVSLSVKRLRNHWNRRDHISSHKIVVLFKDDLKNGYYDSKDYLPKNSGLKL from the coding sequence ATGAAGAAAAATAATTTATATGAACAATTGATTAATAGTGAACCAATGGGATTTATTGATCCTCTAACAGATCTTGGAGAGTTTGATATCTATCAGATGAAATTTAAAGAGCCTGTTAGGCACTTGAAAAACAAATATTCTGACCAACCCTATTCACTGCATTGGCAGAATAAAATTGAGGAAATGCGTAGCTTATATATTGAATATCAAAAATGTTTGAGGGAAGAAGTAGAAGAGGAGATCATTATTAGCTCCAGGGCAAGAAGAGCAGAAAATAAAGAGTATCTCAATGAAATCGTACATACTTATTTGAAGCTTGGCTTTAAATTTCCTGAAATTGAAAAACGTGTATCATTATCTGTGAAGCGTTTAAGAAATCATTGGAACAGAAGGGATCATATTTCAAGCCATAAGATAGTTGTATTATTCAAAGATGACTTAAAGAATGGTTACTATGATTCTAAGGATTATTTACCAAAAAATTCGGGATTGAAGCTATAA
- a CDS encoding SDR family oxidoreductase, giving the protein MKKIALTGVTGKLGGYLATGLAHIGIESRHLARRPQNAKVYDNAEIFQSFYDDSQITIQSLTGIDVLFMVSARESLSRLDEHKALLRAAQIAGVKHIIYTSFMNARPDATFTLARDHAWTEAYIKELGFTYTFLRDNFYQDMFLEIAEQASLLRGPAGQEKVSAVLRSDVVAVALRILQEPAKWENQTLNLTGPQALSLEELATLLTRYLGKEVTYYNEGLKEAYEWRKQWPVEDWQYDAWVSTYTAIAKDELSLVSNDIEKVLGRPATSLEDFLKNR; this is encoded by the coding sequence ATGAAAAAAATTGCGTTAACAGGGGTAACAGGAAAGCTTGGTGGTTACTTGGCGACTGGATTGGCTCACATAGGTATTGAGAGCCGTCATTTAGCTAGACGACCGCAAAATGCTAAAGTATATGATAATGCAGAAATATTTCAATCTTTCTATGATGACTCACAAATCACAATTCAGTCGCTGACTGGGATTGACGTATTATTCATGGTTTCGGCTCGTGAGAGTTTGTCACGACTTGATGAGCATAAAGCCCTCTTGCGTGCTGCCCAAATAGCAGGTGTCAAGCATATTATTTACACTTCCTTCATGAATGCAAGGCCTGATGCAACCTTTACCTTGGCGCGTGATCATGCTTGGACGGAGGCTTATATCAAAGAATTGGGCTTTACCTACACCTTTTTGAGGGATAATTTTTATCAGGATATGTTTTTGGAAATAGCTGAGCAGGCTAGCTTATTAAGAGGTCCAGCAGGGCAAGAAAAAGTCTCTGCAGTACTTCGTTCAGATGTGGTAGCTGTTGCTTTAAGAATCCTCCAAGAACCCGCAAAATGGGAAAATCAGACCTTGAACTTAACAGGACCGCAAGCCCTATCTCTAGAGGAGTTGGCTACCTTATTGACTCGGTATTTAGGTAAAGAAGTCACTTATTACAATGAAGGTCTTAAAGAAGCTTATGAGTGGCGCAAGCAGTGGCCAGTTGAAGACTGGCAGTATGATGCCTGGGTCTCAACCTATACAGCCATTGCCAAAGATGAATTGTCTTTAGTCTCTAATGATATTGAAAAGGTTTTGGGGAGACCGGCAACTTCTTTAGAAGACTTCTTGAAAAATCGCTGA
- a CDS encoding DNA/RNA non-specific endonuclease: protein MKKNKFFTVMIIFLSIIFVQPRSRQFLVSVFTHNDFASQIGISNSTEEKKIILSPENKKINQELVNKKFEGQQVIQVNDHAQFTPEELSLSKNSWQSFSPLDYLNRVQVANAMLGKEIMPTVQRDERLTVTPTGFRNKKIIINGKDGYLFNRCHLIGYQLTGENSNPKNLMTGTQNLNANFEDEKSSMVYYENMVAHYIRLTNHHVRYRVSPLFKNVEMVARGIRIEAQSVEDNQISFDIYIFNVQPGYKINYLTGYSVKEN from the coding sequence ATGAAGAAAAATAAATTTTTTACTGTAATGATTATTTTTTTGTCAATTATTTTTGTTCAACCAAGAAGTAGACAATTTCTTGTATCAGTATTTACACATAATGATTTTGCTAGTCAGATTGGTATAAGTAATTCAACTGAAGAAAAAAAAATAATACTCAGTCCAGAAAATAAAAAAATAAATCAAGAGTTGGTTAATAAAAAATTTGAAGGACAACAAGTTATTCAAGTAAATGACCATGCTCAATTTACACCAGAAGAACTGTCACTTAGTAAAAATTCATGGCAAAGTTTCTCACCTCTTGATTATTTAAATCGTGTACAGGTCGCAAATGCGATGTTGGGTAAAGAAATAATGCCGACTGTTCAGAGAGATGAAAGACTCACTGTAACACCTACAGGGTTTAGGAATAAAAAAATAATTATTAATGGAAAAGATGGCTATCTATTTAATAGATGTCATCTCATTGGTTATCAATTAACGGGAGAAAATTCTAATCCTAAAAATTTAATGACAGGAACTCAAAATTTAAACGCAAACTTTGAAGATGAAAAATCATCAATGGTCTACTATGAAAATATGGTGGCTCACTATATCAGATTGACAAATCATCATGTGAGATATCGTGTTTCACCACTATTTAAAAATGTTGAGATGGTTGCAAGAGGCATTCGTATCGAGGCCCAAAGTGTGGAAGATAATCAGATATCGTTTGATATTTATATTTTTAATGTACAACCAGGATACAAAATAAATTATTTAACAGGATATTCCGTAAAGGAAAATTAA
- a CDS encoding nucleotidyltransferase — protein sequence MAITGIVAEFNPFHYGHKYLLEQAEGLKIVAMSGNFVQRGEPAIVDKWARAQMALENGADIVVELPFQVAVQSADYFAQGAVDILAKMGADTLAFGTEEELDYSEIAKVYEEKAEQMIAYLETLDNFLSYPQKTQKMWETFTGIDFSGNTPNHILALAYAKASAGKNLRLQPIRRQGAAYHSQEKNQLMASATAIRKHISDRAFLEQATPSAELILAAPHLSWNNFYPLLRYQVLTHPDLTQIPQVNQEMASRISSAIASAASLEELVELVATKRYTKARVRRLLTYILVNAQEAPLPESIHLLGFSENGQAHLKILKKSVNLISKIGAVPWDKPTQQADLVYRLGNPELLEQTFGRIPIRMLKNKLG from the coding sequence ATGGCTATTACTGGTATTGTTGCTGAATTCAATCCTTTTCATTATGGCCATAAGTACCTGCTTGAGCAGGCGGAGGGCCTGAAAATTGTGGCTATGTCGGGTAATTTCGTCCAGCGAGGTGAGCCGGCTATAGTTGATAAGTGGGCTCGGGCTCAGATGGCTTTGGAAAATGGTGCTGATATTGTGGTTGAGCTTCCCTTTCAAGTGGCTGTTCAGTCTGCCGATTATTTTGCTCAGGGGGCTGTCGACATTCTTGCTAAAATGGGCGCAGATACTCTTGCTTTCGGTACAGAAGAAGAGCTGGATTATAGTGAGATTGCTAAGGTTTATGAAGAAAAAGCTGAGCAGATGATAGCCTATCTAGAAACGCTAGATAACTTTCTTTCTTATCCTCAGAAAACTCAAAAAATGTGGGAAACTTTTACAGGAATTGATTTTTCAGGTAATACCCCAAATCATATATTGGCTTTGGCCTACGCAAAGGCTAGCGCGGGCAAGAATTTACGATTACAACCCATCAGAAGGCAGGGCGCCGCATACCATTCCCAAGAGAAAAATCAGCTTATGGCCTCCGCAACGGCCATCCGAAAACACATTTCAGACCGAGCATTTTTAGAGCAGGCAACGCCCAGCGCGGAGTTAATTCTAGCAGCACCACACTTGTCTTGGAACAACTTTTACCCTCTTTTAAGGTATCAGGTACTGACGCATCCCGACTTGACTCAGATTCCGCAGGTTAACCAGGAAATGGCCAGTCGTATCAGCTCGGCTATTGCGAGCGCAGCGAGCTTGGAGGAGTTAGTGGAATTGGTGGCAACCAAACGTTACACCAAAGCACGAGTTCGTCGGTTGTTGACTTATATTTTGGTTAATGCTCAGGAAGCGCCACTGCCCGAGAGTATCCATCTTTTAGGATTTTCAGAAAATGGTCAAGCACACCTGAAGATTTTGAAAAAATCAGTCAATTTAATAAGTAAAATTGGTGCCGTTCCTTGGGATAAACCAACGCAGCAGGCTGATTTAGTCTACCGACTAGGCAATCCGGAACTGCTAGAACAAACCTTCGGGCGAATCCCCATTAGAATGTTAAAAAATAAACTTGGTTGA
- a CDS encoding AAA family ATPase — MTKENSNTPMLDRYTDNLSADVSLRPEDFHVYGRDKEIQMVIRSLKRRSKNNPVLVGEPGVGKTAIVEGIALAIIRDEVPAHLKGMTVRSLELSSLMNNEEGGNFITKFKGIIEEMVAASDENLLFIDEFHTIMGAGKDGQSLDAGNIIKSVLARGKIKIIGATTLDEYHEFIEEDRALERRTQPIMINEPSAKEAFQIISQAKSVYETFHQVTISDIAVEQAIQLSVRYVPDRFLPDKAFDLLDEAAAYCSSKGKKIVTEVEIAEILKLKTGIPISTILKDDSFRLSELRSRLKEKIKGQDQAIDAVVDAIAISKAGLQDEDKPISSFLFLGPTGVGKTELANTLATVLFDDPEALLRFDMSEYSQKEDVSRMIGDRKSKSKGTLTEGVKRKPYSILLIDEIEKGVQEVHDLLLQVLDAGHLTDATGRKISFKNVIVIMTTNIGAQKIINKAEMRGNIKDLTNRDRQQFEASMDIELQTEFRPEFLNRIENQVVFNLLDRETIGEIAVTKLAEFESKLNQQDIELSYDPEVIDYLIANGTNVKKGARPLTRLIKKKIIAPTSFKLLSLKLNHEPQLLKITVEGKAPDENHRIDRRELVFQLEEKTNFRSELTP, encoded by the coding sequence GTGACTAAAGAAAATAGCAATACCCCTATGTTAGATCGCTATACGGATAATCTTTCTGCTGATGTTTCTTTAAGACCAGAAGACTTTCATGTATATGGTAGAGATAAAGAAATACAAATGGTTATTCGGTCTTTGAAACGTAGGTCTAAGAATAATCCAGTTTTAGTCGGTGAGCCTGGAGTAGGTAAGACGGCAATAGTTGAAGGGATAGCTTTAGCAATCATACGTGATGAAGTACCTGCCCATCTAAAAGGTATGACAGTTAGATCTCTTGAATTATCTAGTTTAATGAATAATGAAGAGGGTGGTAATTTCATTACTAAGTTTAAGGGAATCATCGAGGAGATGGTTGCTGCTAGTGATGAAAATCTATTATTTATAGATGAGTTTCACACCATTATGGGTGCTGGTAAAGATGGACAATCATTAGATGCAGGAAATATTATTAAGTCGGTTTTAGCTCGAGGCAAAATAAAAATTATTGGAGCAACAACTTTAGATGAATACCATGAATTTATCGAGGAAGATAGGGCTCTTGAACGTCGAACACAACCGATTATGATTAATGAGCCAAGTGCTAAAGAAGCCTTTCAAATCATTTCACAAGCTAAGTCTGTCTATGAAACGTTTCATCAGGTGACTATTTCTGATATTGCTGTTGAGCAAGCTATTCAACTCTCAGTACGATATGTTCCTGATCGATTCTTGCCAGATAAAGCATTTGATCTATTAGATGAAGCAGCAGCTTATTGTTCAAGTAAGGGGAAAAAGATTGTCACTGAAGTAGAAATTGCTGAAATACTGAAGTTAAAAACTGGCATTCCTATTTCCACTATTTTAAAAGATGATAGCTTTCGTTTATCTGAGCTAAGAAGTCGTTTGAAAGAAAAAATTAAAGGACAAGACCAGGCAATTGATGCAGTTGTTGACGCAATAGCTATATCAAAAGCAGGGTTACAGGATGAAGATAAGCCAATCAGTTCATTTCTCTTTCTTGGGCCAACTGGTGTGGGAAAAACTGAATTAGCAAATACCCTTGCGACAGTCTTATTTGATGATCCTGAGGCCTTACTTAGATTTGATATGTCAGAGTATTCGCAAAAAGAAGATGTCAGTCGTATGATTGGGGATCGAAAATCGAAATCGAAAGGGACTTTAACTGAGGGTGTGAAAAGAAAGCCGTATTCTATCCTCTTAATAGACGAAATTGAAAAGGGAGTACAAGAGGTACATGACCTCTTGTTACAAGTCTTGGATGCAGGTCATCTCACAGATGCTACTGGAAGAAAGATTAGCTTTAAAAATGTCATTGTCATAATGACGACAAATATTGGTGCTCAAAAGATAATCAATAAAGCGGAAATGAGAGGAAATATTAAAGACTTAACAAATAGAGATAGACAACAATTTGAAGCTAGTATGGATATTGAACTTCAGACAGAATTTAGACCAGAATTTCTAAATCGAATTGAAAATCAAGTTGTCTTTAATCTTTTAGATAGAGAAACAATCGGAGAAATAGCAGTAACAAAGTTAGCAGAGTTTGAGAGTAAGTTAAATCAACAAGATATTGAGCTTAGCTATGACCCTGAGGTGATTGACTATTTGATTGCTAACGGAACTAATGTCAAAAAGGGGGCAAGGCCATTGACACGCTTAATTAAGAAGAAAATTATTGCCCCAACATCCTTCAAATTACTATCCTTAAAATTGAATCATGAGCCACAGTTATTAAAAATTACAGTTGAAGGGAAAGCACCTGACGAAAATCATCGCATTGATAGGAGAGAATTAGTTTTTCAATTAGAAGAAAAAACCAATTTTAGAAGTGAGCTTACCCCTTAA
- a CDS encoding DJ-1/PfpI family protein: MKIALLIYPEFSLYEITPLTAKLTLQYQEQIDIIASQKSIYKSEDGFQVIPHFSLNEIDLSSYDLILLTGSMAPFSAVSDVILIDALSRVSLNKTIIASISSSPLILAKAGLLDGYDYTGGIYRNYFDTFSWLNESHYQPRVCKIDRNLITAIGSSEAVSLFTETVLAKLNLTKRYPEIPSKDISFTLKSDDYQQMLTDLLTQYPNLN, encoded by the coding sequence ATGAAAATTGCTTTATTGATTTATCCAGAATTTTCCTTATACGAAATAACCCCTTTAACAGCAAAATTGACTCTGCAATATCAAGAACAAATTGATATCATTGCTAGTCAGAAAAGTATTTACAAAAGTGAAGATGGTTTTCAAGTGATACCTCATTTCTCCCTAAATGAGATAGATTTGAGCTCCTATGATCTTATTTTATTGACGGGTAGTATGGCCCCGTTTTCTGCAGTAAGTGATGTAATCTTAATAGACGCCTTATCAAGAGTATCCCTTAATAAGACTATTATTGCATCAATTTCATCATCACCATTAATACTCGCAAAGGCTGGACTATTAGATGGTTATGATTATACTGGTGGCATCTATCGAAATTATTTTGATACTTTTTCTTGGTTAAATGAAAGTCATTATCAGCCTAGAGTTTGCAAGATTGACCGTAATCTTATTACCGCAATTGGTAGTTCTGAAGCTGTGTCATTATTTACTGAGACTGTTCTAGCTAAATTAAATTTAACGAAACGTTATCCTGAAATTCCGAGTAAAGATATTTCTTTTACTTTAAAGTCGGATGACTATCAGCAAATGCTGACTGATCTATTAACTCAATATCCTAATTTAAATTAA
- a CDS encoding PH domain-containing protein has product MTDLTALEWTFVSECQIPDDVRDILVSGEEPIAAYKTIRDTAIFTSKRLIVKDAQGLTGKKVEIYSLPYKSINMWSTENAGTFDFNSEVELWTRAGHIKIQLKRDIDIRRFDRLIASVLL; this is encoded by the coding sequence ATGACTGATCTAACCGCATTAGAATGGACTTTTGTTTCAGAGTGTCAGATTCCTGATGATGTTCGTGACATCCTTGTTTCAGGTGAAGAACCAATTGCTGCTTATAAAACAATACGTGATACTGCTATTTTCACGTCAAAGAGACTAATTGTTAAAGATGCTCAAGGCTTAACGGGTAAAAAAGTAGAAATATACTCTCTTCCCTATAAATCAATAAATATGTGGTCTACTGAAAATGCTGGCACCTTTGATTTTAACTCTGAAGTGGAACTTTGGACAAGAGCTGGCCATATCAAGATTCAATTAAAAAGAGATATTGATATTCGACGCTTTGATCGGCTCATTGCAAGTGTTCTCTTATAA
- a CDS encoding primase C-terminal domain-containing protein, which produces MNLNKIFSLVIKDGLREYKFKNSHLKPLDYQEEGNKGSIFAYRSKENMISAKGVVITSVEALKENNTQFTHWTPNVYRYGTYSDARRLYTRGHAEKNLRQINCFYVDFDNPPEGKKINSGDILTASIDLGFMPTMILRTDKGYQAYFVLETAVYVSSHTQFKAISTAKLISDNLRKYFKEQLLPVDMGCNHFGIARIPRTDNIEFFEESYCYSFSDWIDWSSRQGNYPNKKANLSIIAGTQGKKQIDEPWYKLLMNESNIKGAKALMGRNSILFTLALANYSSGVSQIGCEDALSDFNNHLDEPLSNQEFQKIIQSAYSEKYEAASREYIKLLCKAWVDKNLTSNDLFIRQGWTKFKKPRSVRQNSHLHEWKADIMAYLEGFDHDADPFLQTTKKALREQLSIPERSLDRVLKALKAEQKIFLTTKSGRKGGIRLASVKAIFISIMQVRKKRQEQFFSNMATFFEEPKSYIYKVIERMKNEIKQRKQLSLFESDVG; this is translated from the coding sequence ATGAATCTAAATAAAATTTTTAGTCTAGTTATAAAAGATGGACTACGAGAATATAAATTTAAAAATAGTCATCTTAAACCTCTTGATTATCAAGAAGAAGGAAATAAAGGTTCTATTTTCGCCTATCGATCAAAAGAAAATATGATCAGTGCTAAAGGTGTTGTTATTACTTCAGTTGAAGCACTTAAAGAGAACAACACTCAGTTTACTCACTGGACACCTAATGTTTATCGATACGGGACCTATAGTGATGCTCGACGTTTATATACTCGAGGTCATGCTGAGAAAAACCTTCGTCAGATTAATTGTTTCTACGTCGACTTTGATAATCCGCCTGAAGGCAAAAAGATTAATTCGGGAGACATTTTAACTGCCTCAATTGATTTAGGCTTTATGCCAACGATGATTTTAAGAACAGATAAAGGCTATCAGGCATACTTTGTACTTGAAACGGCAGTATATGTCTCATCTCACACACAGTTTAAAGCTATTTCAACGGCAAAACTTATTTCAGATAACTTGAGAAAGTATTTTAAAGAACAATTATTACCTGTCGATATGGGATGCAACCACTTTGGAATTGCTAGAATTCCGAGAACTGATAATATTGAGTTTTTTGAAGAGTCCTATTGTTATTCATTTTCAGACTGGATTGATTGGTCAAGCAGACAAGGTAATTATCCCAATAAAAAAGCTAACCTTTCAATCATTGCAGGTACTCAAGGAAAAAAACAAATTGATGAGCCCTGGTATAAACTATTGATGAATGAATCAAACATAAAAGGGGCTAAAGCATTGATGGGAAGAAATAGTATTCTTTTCACTTTGGCTTTGGCCAATTATTCATCAGGGGTTAGTCAGATAGGCTGTGAGGATGCACTGAGTGACTTTAATAATCATTTAGATGAGCCATTATCAAATCAAGAGTTTCAAAAGATAATCCAAAGTGCTTATTCAGAAAAATATGAAGCAGCTAGTAGAGAATATATAAAACTATTATGTAAAGCATGGGTAGATAAAAACCTTACTAGCAATGATTTGTTTATTAGACAAGGTTGGACTAAATTCAAAAAACCAAGGTCAGTACGACAAAATAGTCACCTCCATGAATGGAAAGCTGATATTATGGCCTATCTTGAAGGTTTTGATCATGATGCTGATCCTTTTCTTCAGACGACAAAAAAGGCTCTTAGAGAGCAATTATCGATCCCTGAGAGATCGCTAGATCGAGTTTTAAAAGCACTTAAGGCAGAACAAAAGATTTTCTTAACGACAAAAAGTGGGAGAAAAGGAGGCATAAGATTAGCTTCCGTAAAAGCAATATTTATCTCAATTATGCAGGTAAGAAAAAAGCGTCAAGAACAGTTTTTTAGTAATATGGCCACTTTTTTTGAAGAGCCTAAGTCTTATATCTATAAAGTAATAGAAAGGATGAAGAATGAAATTAAACAAAGGAAACAATTGTCATTATTTGAGAGCGATGTTGGATAA
- the mobL gene encoding relaxase MobL produces MSEQTSPGITFMLQYTEANSGYVDYTNRSEAVSINNELALTKDQKTFEDITEEQLVSIQETVPEQKLNFKEYIDYMNRSYATEKQNEDVTAIFNQESNYLQRGKVSELKQNLEEAYKNNSLLWQGVISFDNSFLESQGLYDKATGQVDQQAIKNVIRDAMPKMIEKEGLSESAFWWGNIHLNTDNIHVHIGLSEINSDREKYFTPLEDGWNIRGTSPKNLFKNLKVKYIMV; encoded by the coding sequence TTGAGTGAACAAACAAGTCCTGGAATAACTTTTATGTTACAGTACACAGAAGCTAACAGCGGTTACGTGGATTATACCAATCGTTCAGAAGCTGTTTCAATTAATAATGAGTTAGCTTTAACGAAAGATCAAAAAACATTTGAGGATATCACTGAAGAACAACTCGTTTCAATTCAAGAAACGGTACCAGAACAAAAACTAAACTTCAAAGAATATATTGATTACATGAATAGATCATATGCTACTGAAAAACAAAATGAAGATGTGACGGCGATCTTTAACCAAGAATCTAACTATCTTCAAAGAGGAAAGGTTTCTGAATTAAAGCAGAATTTAGAAGAAGCTTATAAGAATAATTCTCTTTTATGGCAGGGTGTTATTTCTTTTGATAATTCTTTTTTAGAAAGTCAAGGTCTGTATGATAAAGCTACTGGTCAAGTTGACCAACAAGCAATAAAAAATGTGATTAGAGATGCAATGCCAAAGATGATTGAGAAAGAAGGATTATCTGAATCAGCTTTCTGGTGGGGAAACATTCATCTTAATACAGATAACATTCATGTTCATATTGGTTTGTCTGAAATTAACTCAGACAGAGAAAAATATTTTACGCCCCTCGAGGACGGATGGAATATAAGGGGAACTTCTCCCAAAAATCTATTCAAAAATTTAAAAGTGAAATATATAATGGTTTGA